AGCCCTGGATGATGTCTCCTTCTCTGTCAAGAAAGGCGAATTTATTGCTATCATCGGTCCCTCCGGTTCCGGAAAATCCACGCTTTTGCATCTGCTGGGGGGCGTGGACCGGCCCACCAGTGGCAAGGTGCTGGTGGACAACACCGATATTTATCAGCTGGACGAAACGCAACTGGCAATCTTCAGGCGCAGACAAATCGGCCTGATTTATCAGTTTTACAATTTGATTCCGGTGTTAACGGTTGAAGAAAATATCACTCTGCCTTTGTTGCTGGATGAACAGCAGGTGGATAAAAAACAATTGGCTGAACTGGTGAGCATCTTAAACCTGGAAAATCGCCTCACCCATTTGCCCAATCAGCTATCCGGTGGGCAACAACAAAGGGTCTCCATCGGTAGAGCGTTAATCAGCCGGCCGGCCTTGATGCTGGCCGATGAGCCAACGGGTAATTTAGATAGTAAAAACAGCAGAGAGATTATCGACCTCTTAAAAATGTTCAATAAGAACTATAAGCAAACACTCATTGTAATTACCCACGATGAACGAATTGCCTTGCAAGCGGATCGTGTCATTGCCATAGAAGATGGCAGAATTGCCAAGGATGAGGTGATTCGTCCATGAACATTGTTAATAAGCTAACCATCCGGCACCTAAAAGAAAACAAGAGACGAACCCTGGTCACCATCATAGGTGTCATTATTTCCGTCGCTATGGTAACCGCTGTGGCCACCCTTGGTGTATCCTTTATGGATTTATTACAAAGGCAGGCCATTGAAAGAGATGGAGAATGGCATGTCCTTTACAA
This region of Desulforamulus ferrireducens genomic DNA includes:
- a CDS encoding ABC transporter ATP-binding protein, which translates into the protein MEILKIEHLSKIYGQGETAVKALDDVSFSVKKGEFIAIIGPSGSGKSTLLHLLGGVDRPTSGKVLVDNTDIYQLDETQLAIFRRRQIGLIYQFYNLIPVLTVEENITLPLLLDEQQVDKKQLAELVSILNLENRLTHLPNQLSGGQQQRVSIGRALISRPALMLADEPTGNLDSKNSREIIDLLKMFNKNYKQTLIVITHDERIALQADRVIAIEDGRIAKDEVIRP